A single region of the Oenococcus kitaharae DSM 17330 genome encodes:
- a CDS encoding LysR family transcriptional regulator encodes MANFSYEVFAAVVEKGSFFHAAQSLNVTPSAVSHSINQLETDLGFALFLRNRSGVELTNDGKTVLPVIQSILNTEEELRQVADNIKGLNSGRIRIGAFSSVCINWLPTILRRFKSEYPQIEVTIFQGDFNQIVAGVREGTIDIGFSSLPIEDNLLVQPLIKDPIYCVAPTDFVPQDGKAVTKKDIGKRRFILQQIDYDRDTKNALDRYNVTPNSLTYSIDDQSILSMVESGLGLGILPKLALKKLTGDVHIYPFDREFARTICLVMNKTQAQAPSTKRMTSEINRFLKESYPDRLFA; translated from the coding sequence ATGGCTAATTTTTCTTACGAAGTCTTTGCAGCAGTAGTCGAAAAGGGCAGCTTCTTCCATGCCGCCCAGTCTTTGAATGTGACACCAAGCGCCGTCAGCCACTCGATCAATCAGTTAGAGACAGATCTAGGATTTGCCTTGTTTTTGCGTAATCGCAGCGGTGTTGAGCTGACTAATGACGGTAAAACAGTGCTACCCGTCATTCAGTCGATTTTAAATACAGAAGAAGAACTGCGCCAGGTTGCTGATAATATTAAGGGTTTAAACAGTGGCAGAATTCGCATCGGTGCTTTTAGCAGTGTTTGTATTAATTGGCTGCCGACCATTTTGCGGCGTTTTAAAAGCGAATATCCTCAGATTGAGGTGACGATTTTTCAAGGCGATTTCAATCAGATTGTCGCCGGTGTCCGTGAAGGGACGATTGATATCGGCTTTAGTTCGCTGCCGATCGAAGACAATCTTTTGGTTCAGCCCTTGATCAAGGATCCGATTTATTGTGTCGCGCCGACAGATTTTGTGCCACAGGACGGCAAGGCCGTGACGAAAAAAGACATTGGCAAACGGCGTTTTATTCTGCAGCAGATCGATTATGACCGTGATACGAAAAACGCTTTGGATCGCTACAACGTGACACCGAATTCATTAACTTATTCCATTGATGACCAGTCGATTTTATCTATGGTCGAAAGCGGTTTGGGACTTGGTATTCTGCCGAAATTGGCCTTGAAAAAACTGACTGGGGATGTCCATATTTATCCTTTTGATAGAGAATTTGCCCGGACAATTTGTTTGGTTATGAATAAGACACAAGCACAGGCGCCTTCGACCAAGCGCATGACCAGCGAGATCAATCGTTTCCTAAAAGAAAGCTATCCTGATCGCTTATTCGCCTAA
- the ribB gene encoding 3,4-dihydroxy-2-butanone-4-phosphate synthase — MAQYTDGVSQKNKMGGRKMSYSTIDEAVKQLKAGGLIIISDDERRENEGDLLGIGSQMTPQNVNFMITQARGLLCTPISAEIADKLALKPMVEHNTEINATAFTISLDGSHEATGVTTGISAFDRSATIMQLAKSDAKASDFVHPGHSFPLVAAAGGTLERQGHTEAAVDLAKLAGEPAVGAICEIVLPDGHMARQDYLAEMAEKFHLPFITIQELVAYLKDKASSKSLA; from the coding sequence ATGGCGCAGTACACTGACGGTGTTTCACAAAAAAATAAAATGGGCGGACGGAAAATGAGTTATTCGACGATTGATGAAGCAGTTAAGCAGTTAAAAGCAGGCGGTTTGATTATTATTTCGGATGATGAAAGACGTGAAAACGAAGGTGATCTTTTGGGCATCGGTTCTCAAATGACACCGCAAAACGTCAACTTCATGATTACGCAGGCACGCGGATTACTTTGCACACCAATTTCGGCTGAAATTGCCGACAAATTAGCACTTAAGCCAATGGTCGAACACAACACAGAAATCAATGCAACGGCTTTTACGATCTCTTTGGACGGCAGCCATGAAGCGACTGGTGTTACAACCGGTATCTCGGCCTTCGATCGTTCGGCTACGATCATGCAGCTGGCTAAAAGCGATGCCAAAGCCAGTGATTTTGTTCATCCCGGCCATTCTTTCCCCTTGGTCGCAGCAGCAGGCGGTACACTGGAACGCCAGGGGCATACTGAAGCAGCAGTTGACTTGGCTAAGTTGGCTGGCGAACCAGCAGTAGGTGCTATTTGCGAAATTGTACTGCCCGACGGCCACATGGCACGTCAAGATTATCTAGCAGAAATGGCTGAAAAGTTTCATCTACCATTTATCACAATCCAGGAATTGGTTGCTTATCTAAAAGACAAAGCCAGCTCAAAGTCATTGGCTTAA
- a CDS encoding sugar O-acetyltransferase, whose product MIHGELYHQDEELFELNMQARDKLYEYNHLKYRDLDKRKEILDRLFGDVGENAFVELPLQVDYGFNIHIGDNFFGNNNLTLADAAQVSIGDNVLIGPYTGIYTGGHSIDPELRTKAGAEYAFPVTIGDNVWIGANVTITPGTKIGKNSVIGAGSVVTKDVPENVVAYGNPAKVARQINDKDREFYFKDRKTPQRFFDQLASDEVFHR is encoded by the coding sequence ATGATTCATGGCGAGCTTTATCACCAGGACGAAGAGCTGTTTGAGCTAAATATGCAGGCGAGGGATAAGCTCTATGAATATAATCATTTGAAGTATCGAGATTTAGATAAGAGAAAAGAAATTCTAGACAGACTGTTTGGCGATGTCGGCGAAAATGCATTCGTGGAGCTTCCGCTACAGGTTGATTACGGTTTCAACATTCACATTGGGGATAATTTTTTTGGTAATAATAATTTGACACTAGCTGATGCTGCTCAAGTCAGCATTGGTGATAATGTCCTAATCGGCCCCTATACAGGCATTTATACAGGCGGGCACAGCATTGATCCAGAGTTGCGTACAAAGGCTGGTGCTGAATATGCCTTTCCAGTTACGATTGGTGATAACGTCTGGATTGGGGCTAACGTCACGATTACGCCAGGCACTAAGATTGGTAAGAACAGTGTTATCGGTGCCGGTAGTGTTGTTACTAAAGACGTTCCGGAAAACGTCGTTGCTTATGGTAATCCAGCTAAAGTCGCACGGCAAATCAATGATAAAGATCGTGAGTTCTACTTTAAAGATCGTAAAACGCCACAGCGTTTCTTTGATCAACTGGCCAGCGATGAAGTCTTCCATCGTTAA
- a CDS encoding ABC transporter ATP-binding protein: protein MLRIDCLTKSYQGRSVIDDLTMAFDKKGMTVIVGANGSGKTTFFNAICSLIDIDSGEITIDDMPSGSEIFKQQLFYLPSDFYLPEFMTALEYGHFVLSRYPKGNMTQFKVLLQIFDLSGQKDHLIGGFSFGMKKKLQIAAAAASGAQYILADEIFSGLDFQSVLLLQEVFDHLSKKQQIVLVSHESNCLLRFPDNIWIMQQGRLTQFTGTITELTQTIKQEKEVHDKLAQIEEHFNVN, encoded by the coding sequence ATGCTTAGGATTGATTGTTTAACCAAGAGTTATCAAGGAAGATCTGTTATTGACGATTTGACGATGGCTTTCGACAAAAAAGGCATGACTGTGATTGTAGGTGCTAACGGCAGCGGCAAGACAACCTTTTTTAATGCAATTTGCAGTTTGATTGATATTGATAGCGGCGAAATCACAATTGATGATATGCCCTCAGGGTCGGAAATTTTCAAACAGCAACTGTTTTATTTACCGTCAGATTTTTATTTACCAGAATTTATGACTGCGTTAGAGTATGGCCATTTTGTTCTAAGCCGTTATCCAAAAGGGAACATGACACAGTTTAAGGTCTTGCTGCAAATTTTTGATTTGTCTGGACAGAAGGATCACCTCATTGGTGGTTTTTCCTTTGGCATGAAGAAAAAATTACAAATTGCGGCTGCTGCAGCATCGGGTGCACAGTATATTTTGGCTGATGAAATTTTCAGTGGTCTGGATTTTCAGAGCGTTTTACTGCTGCAGGAGGTGTTCGATCATTTATCTAAAAAACAGCAAATCGTATTAGTCTCTCACGAAAGCAATTGCTTATTGCGTTTTCCAGACAATATTTGGATCATGCAACAGGGGAGACTGACACAGTTCACGGGTACAATCACGGAATTGACCCAGACTATCAAACAGGAAAAAGAAGTCCATGACAAACTTGCCCAAATTGAAGAACATTTCAACGTTAACTAA
- a CDS encoding thioredoxin family protein has protein sequence MSLIILSLCLLGAGFYATYVLAVRQTQTKTPVYQDKSPRFIHDAPAKTLAAMTREAKPGIYYFGYPNCPWCVELLPVFDRELKRQHKQAQVVNTRADNYRSVDNIVLEKFFIKHTFEKRLSVPFIVVIQKDGKVKTHIGTVKGHNAPLASMTREQQSQLEKQLRELIKE, from the coding sequence ATGAGTCTTATTATATTGTCACTATGTTTGTTAGGAGCTGGTTTTTATGCAACTTATGTTCTAGCAGTCAGACAAACTCAGACAAAAACACCAGTTTATCAAGATAAAAGCCCACGCTTTATTCACGATGCACCTGCAAAAACATTGGCGGCCATGACCAGAGAGGCTAAACCAGGCATCTATTACTTTGGTTATCCAAATTGTCCTTGGTGTGTCGAACTGCTGCCGGTATTCGATCGTGAACTAAAACGTCAGCATAAGCAGGCACAAGTGGTGAATACGCGTGCAGATAACTATCGAAGTGTCGATAACATTGTGTTAGAAAAGTTTTTCATCAAGCATACTTTTGAAAAACGCTTGTCCGTACCCTTTATCGTCGTGATTCAAAAGGATGGCAAAGTGAAAACACACATTGGTACAGTCAAGGGCCATAACGCACCACTTGCATCCATGACGAGAGAACAACAATCACAACTAGAAAAACAGCTAAGGGAATTGATAAAGGAGTAA
- the mutY gene encoding A/G-specific adenine glycosylase, translating to MIEWPESKIHAFQKTLLDWYDHNKRDLPWRRDHDPYHVWISEIMLQQTQVHTVIPYYERFMGEFPSVADLANADEGRLMKAWEGLGYYSRARNLQKAARQIVQDYDNVWPRDIAELQKLAGIGPYTAGAIASIAFNQPVPAVDGNAFRVFSRLLEIDDEISKPQTRKIFEQVISKIISQERPGDFNQAIMDLGSSYMTAANPDSDHSPVKAFNQAYIDGVELNYPVKNKKPRPIEVDYFALVIRSSAGILMEKRPDSGILADFWTFPLVAKEDLLAFSGQDEFAEDEDALTAMTDYFAQQYGLTLAFQFLPVKKVTHIFTHRKWLMTLLSADLTTENDLSLFPGRFFSKEDFIQHAFPKVQQKLIDRVNSLDE from the coding sequence ATGATTGAGTGGCCAGAAAGCAAAATTCATGCTTTTCAAAAAACATTATTAGATTGGTACGATCATAACAAACGCGATCTGCCCTGGCGGCGGGACCATGACCCCTATCATGTCTGGATTTCAGAAATCATGCTCCAGCAGACGCAAGTCCATACGGTCATTCCTTATTACGAGCGTTTTATGGGTGAATTTCCGAGTGTGGCTGATTTAGCCAACGCAGATGAAGGCAGATTAATGAAAGCCTGGGAGGGACTAGGCTATTATTCACGTGCCCGAAACTTGCAGAAAGCGGCTAGGCAAATTGTCCAGGATTATGACAATGTCTGGCCGCGTGATATTGCTGAGTTGCAAAAGTTGGCCGGCATCGGGCCTTATACGGCTGGTGCCATCGCGAGTATCGCTTTTAATCAGCCAGTCCCAGCAGTCGATGGCAATGCTTTTCGCGTTTTCTCGCGCTTGTTAGAAATTGATGATGAAATCAGCAAGCCGCAAACACGCAAAATTTTCGAACAAGTTATCAGCAAAATTATCTCTCAAGAACGCCCTGGCGATTTCAACCAAGCCATTATGGATTTAGGTTCCAGCTATATGACTGCAGCCAATCCAGATTCAGACCACTCGCCTGTTAAGGCCTTTAATCAAGCCTACATTGACGGCGTTGAACTGAACTACCCTGTGAAAAATAAAAAGCCCCGCCCTATCGAAGTCGACTATTTTGCTTTGGTTATTCGTTCATCGGCTGGCATTTTGATGGAAAAACGACCAGATAGCGGCATCCTAGCTGATTTTTGGACTTTTCCTCTCGTGGCCAAAGAAGATCTGCTGGCCTTTAGCGGACAAGACGAATTTGCAGAAGACGAAGATGCGCTGACAGCCATGACGGATTATTTTGCCCAGCAATATGGGCTAACTCTGGCCTTTCAGTTCTTGCCCGTCAAGAAAGTCACGCATATTTTCACCCATCGCAAATGGCTCATGACACTTTTGTCTGCTGACCTGACGACTGAAAACGACTTAAGCCTTTTTCCAGGCCGTTTCTTTAGCAAAGAGGATTTTATTCAGCACGCTTTTCCCAAAGTACAGCAAAAATTAATTGATCGGGTGAATTCTTTGGATGAATAA
- a CDS encoding amino acid ABC transporter ATP-binding protein, translating to MEKDNILTIQHLKKSFGQHEVLKDIDLQVQRGEVMTIIGSSGSGKSTLLRCLNLLDDATAGEILYNGQNILDPNFNRIQYRAKVGMVFQQFNLFNNLNALENCVVAQTTVLKKSPAEAEKNALAQLEKVGMGPYVKAKPAQLSGGQKQRVAIARTLAMSPDMILFDEPTSALDPEMVDGILDIMKDLAHTGLTMILVTHEMGFARDISDHVVFMDQGVIAEQGSAEQIFSSPKNPRTQEFLQRYLKRL from the coding sequence ATGGAAAAAGATAACATTCTAACGATTCAACATTTGAAAAAATCTTTCGGACAGCACGAAGTTTTAAAAGACATTGATTTGCAGGTGCAACGCGGTGAGGTCATGACCATCATCGGATCTTCCGGATCCGGTAAATCAACATTACTGAGATGCTTGAATTTGCTGGATGATGCCACGGCTGGTGAAATTCTCTATAACGGCCAAAATATTCTTGACCCGAATTTCAACCGTATTCAGTATCGTGCTAAAGTCGGTATGGTCTTCCAACAGTTCAACCTCTTCAATAACTTAAATGCTTTGGAAAATTGTGTTGTGGCTCAAACAACCGTTTTGAAAAAGAGTCCTGCTGAGGCTGAGAAGAATGCACTGGCTCAATTAGAAAAAGTTGGTATGGGCCCGTATGTCAAAGCTAAACCAGCACAACTATCTGGTGGGCAAAAACAACGTGTCGCAATCGCACGAACACTGGCAATGTCGCCTGATATGATTTTGTTTGATGAGCCGACTAGTGCCCTAGATCCAGAAATGGTTGACGGGATTCTTGATATCATGAAAGATCTAGCACATACCGGACTAACAATGATTCTCGTTACGCATGAAATGGGCTTTGCCCGTGATATTTCTGACCATGTCGTCTTCATGGACCAAGGCGTGATCGCTGAACAAGGCAGCGCCGAACAGATTTTTTCTTCTCCGAAGAATCCGCGGACGCAAGAATTTTTGCAGCGTTATTTGAAACGACTGTGA
- a CDS encoding ABC transporter substrate-binding protein/permease: MYLKQKRSWLSIIGLLFAVFVIAAGTFPSSQAQAAKKSKKVFLVGMEANYPPFNWTQQDASNGAVPIQGSNLYANGYDVQVSKRIAKRLGRPVEVAKTEWDGLLPALTSGKIDAIIAGMTPTPEREKTIDFTRAYYNSKQIIVVNKNSKYAKAKTLKDFKGAKLTGQLSTVQYDLIKQIKGAIREPAMRDFSSMRVALQSNTIDGYVAELPEGYSMAVADPNATYINLSSKGGFVLDKTESQEAIGLRKNDPNKATINSVLSKLPNSEQSRLMQQAVKEQPQTSSQGNWFIDIWQQYGGMLLRGIGMTLLLAIVGTAVGFIIGLLIGIVRTIPAPKKRLQRYLINFVNWLLSVYIEVFRGTPMIVQAAVFYYGAAQAFGINLDRTTSALIIVSINTGAYLAEIIRGGIISIDQGQFEAATALGMTHFQQMNKIVLPQAVRNSIPAVTNEFIVNIKDTSVLSIISVSELFFTGSTIAGQNFQFFHTYLTISLIYLIMTFTITRIFRLIEKKLNGPKNYDLMTNDFQIATPKIAGK, translated from the coding sequence ATGTATTTGAAACAGAAAAGAAGTTGGCTGTCTATAATCGGTCTGCTCTTTGCCGTATTCGTGATAGCTGCAGGAACTTTTCCTAGCAGCCAAGCACAAGCCGCAAAGAAATCAAAGAAAGTCTTTTTAGTTGGTATGGAGGCCAACTATCCGCCTTTCAACTGGACGCAGCAGGATGCCAGCAATGGTGCCGTGCCAATTCAAGGATCCAATCTTTATGCTAACGGCTATGATGTGCAAGTTTCCAAGCGCATTGCCAAACGTCTGGGACGACCTGTCGAAGTTGCCAAGACTGAATGGGATGGCCTGCTGCCAGCTTTGACTTCTGGAAAAATCGATGCGATTATCGCTGGTATGACGCCGACACCAGAAAGAGAGAAAACGATTGATTTTACTCGGGCATATTACAACTCCAAACAGATTATTGTTGTCAATAAAAACAGCAAATATGCCAAAGCAAAAACTTTAAAGGATTTCAAAGGTGCTAAGCTGACTGGGCAACTAAGCACTGTTCAATATGACCTGATCAAACAGATTAAGGGTGCTATCAGAGAACCAGCCATGCGTGATTTTTCATCGATGCGTGTTGCCCTGCAATCCAACACGATTGATGGCTACGTAGCCGAACTACCGGAAGGATATAGTATGGCCGTGGCTGACCCTAATGCCACTTACATTAATTTATCAAGCAAAGGCGGATTTGTGCTGGACAAGACCGAATCACAGGAAGCCATCGGCCTGCGTAAAAATGATCCGAATAAAGCAACGATCAATTCTGTCTTATCCAAATTGCCCAATAGCGAGCAATCACGTCTGATGCAGCAGGCCGTTAAAGAGCAGCCGCAGACAAGTTCTCAGGGTAACTGGTTTATTGATATTTGGCAGCAATACGGTGGCATGCTGCTACGCGGTATTGGTATGACGCTGCTGCTGGCAATTGTCGGAACGGCTGTCGGCTTTATTATCGGGCTGCTGATAGGTATTGTGAGAACCATCCCAGCACCCAAAAAGCGCTTGCAGCGTTATCTGATTAATTTCGTTAACTGGCTGCTGTCTGTCTATATTGAAGTCTTTAGAGGCACGCCCATGATCGTTCAAGCGGCAGTTTTCTATTACGGCGCCGCTCAAGCCTTCGGCATTAACTTGGATCGAACCACCTCGGCATTGATTATTGTTTCTATTAATACAGGTGCATATCTGGCCGAAATTATCCGTGGCGGTATTATCTCAATTGACCAAGGCCAATTCGAAGCTGCGACTGCTTTGGGGATGACGCATTTTCAGCAAATGAATAAAATTGTCCTGCCGCAAGCTGTCCGCAACAGTATCCCGGCCGTGACCAATGAATTTATTGTGAACATCAAAGACACATCGGTGCTAAGCATCATCTCTGTGTCAGAACTGTTCTTCACCGGTTCAACAATTGCCGGACAGAACTTCCAGTTCTTCCACACTTATCTGACCATTTCTCTCATCTATCTGATCATGACCTTCACGATTACACGAATCTTCAGATTGATTGAAAAGAAATTAAATGGTCCGAAAAACTATGATTTAATGACCAATGATTTCCAAATTGCAACACCGAAAATTGCCGGAAAGTGA
- a CDS encoding HoxN/HupN/NixA family nickel/cobalt transporter, producing the protein MKKTINHSIIHDFIRYGLYVLLIFSLGIGLLLTHAFKYPSILALAILAFTFGLRHAFDIDHIAAIDNMTRKLLNDKKNAHGVGFSFSFGHSLVVIMMTIITVLLVEWAKKRMPDLNQFGAAVGTFLAGTMLIVLAVVNMFIIRSIWLNFKHSSEENKKRGTEGPIYHLFTKSLSLINHNWQVMIVGFIFGLGFDSATQVAVLATSVAAADKGLPWMAIMSIPVMFTAGMCLMDTCDGLFMSTAYSWVFSSPFRKLYYNLVITTISVISALTIGLIDLYQSISVVFHWHNATASWISQLDFNKMGIALVLLFACTWAAAIIFWRLFSLDKYDK; encoded by the coding sequence TTGAAAAAAACAATCAATCACTCAATTATCCATGACTTTATTCGTTATGGCTTATATGTTTTACTCATTTTTTCCTTGGGCATCGGCTTGCTGTTAACGCACGCATTCAAGTATCCATCTATTTTAGCCTTGGCAATTTTGGCTTTCACTTTTGGTTTGCGACATGCTTTTGACATTGATCATATTGCCGCTATCGATAATATGACGCGGAAATTATTAAATGACAAAAAGAATGCACATGGTGTCGGCTTCAGCTTTTCTTTTGGTCACTCACTCGTAGTGATAATGATGACCATTATCACGGTATTGTTAGTGGAATGGGCCAAAAAGAGAATGCCGGACCTTAACCAATTCGGTGCAGCTGTCGGCACCTTTCTTGCTGGTACAATGCTGATCGTTTTGGCTGTTGTCAATATGTTTATTATCAGATCCATTTGGCTGAATTTTAAACACAGCTCGGAAGAAAACAAAAAACGCGGCACTGAAGGCCCCATCTATCATCTTTTTACAAAGTCACTCAGTCTTATTAATCATAATTGGCAGGTAATGATTGTGGGTTTTATTTTCGGATTGGGCTTTGATTCGGCTACACAAGTTGCTGTGCTGGCTACTTCAGTTGCCGCCGCTGATAAAGGCCTTCCTTGGATGGCAATTATGTCGATTCCAGTCATGTTCACAGCTGGTATGTGTTTAATGGATACCTGCGACGGTCTCTTTATGAGCACAGCCTATAGCTGGGTTTTTTCATCACCTTTTAGAAAACTGTATTACAACCTCGTCATCACAACTATCTCAGTAATTTCAGCCCTGACAATCGGGCTGATTGACCTTTATCAATCTATCAGTGTGGTCTTCCACTGGCACAATGCAACGGCCAGTTGGATCAGCCAACTAGATTTCAATAAAATGGGTATCGCCTTAGTACTGCTGTTTGCCTGCACTTGGGCTGCTGCCATTATTTTTTGGCGATTGTTTTCATTAGATAAATATGATAAATAA
- the nrdG gene encoding anaerobic ribonucleoside-triphosphate reductase activating protein produces the protein MTVGPKNPKPKEWLSKDHSLGYIASYKPFNMVDGEGVRCSLYVSGCLFNCPGCYNAVAQNFHYGHPYTQELEDQIVKDMSQPYVQGLTLLGGEPFLNTGVTIKLCKRIRKEFGHDRDIWSWTGYKWDELMQESDDKLELLSYLDMLIDGRFLESQKDLTLQFRGSANQRIIDVPKSLQQHKVVIWSKLLR, from the coding sequence ATGACAGTCGGTCCGAAGAATCCAAAACCTAAAGAATGGCTCTCAAAGGATCATAGCCTAGGCTACATCGCTTCTTACAAACCCTTTAATATGGTTGACGGGGAAGGTGTTCGCTGCAGTTTGTATGTCTCAGGCTGTCTGTTCAACTGCCCTGGTTGTTACAATGCCGTCGCACAAAACTTCCATTACGGCCATCCCTACACACAAGAATTAGAAGATCAGATCGTTAAAGATATGTCCCAGCCTTATGTCCAAGGCCTGACGTTACTGGGTGGCGAACCTTTCTTAAATACAGGCGTCACGATTAAGCTTTGCAAACGGATTCGGAAAGAATTCGGCCATGACAGAGATATCTGGTCTTGGACCGGTTACAAATGGGACGAACTGATGCAGGAATCAGACGATAAATTAGAGCTCTTAAGTTACTTGGATATGCTGATCGATGGCCGTTTTCTCGAATCTCAAAAGGACCTGACCCTGCAATTCCGCGGCAGTGCTAATCAGCGCATCATCGATGTACCAAAATCATTGCAGCAGCACAAGGTGGTTATTTGGAGCAAACTGCTTCGTTAA